Proteins found in one Thalassomonas actiniarum genomic segment:
- a CDS encoding DUF4815 domain-containing protein, whose product MQDYYQRFDPAKGYEQLLFRSGKGLQSAELNDIQAQVSHQVKGIADVLLKDGDVVLDGEPAVNSESGLVQIGACSVYLRGQVRSLEPAELVVATDQIVDIGVWLSESEITELEDPSLRDPAVSAHNYDEPGAARLKITCQWGLATDSGFDDANFYPVYRIDKGVLIIKQPPPQLDAVTVALARYDREANGGSYVVDGMKLTYRDIEGDYQVYSLEEGKAHIQGYEVSFPTSRRELFAYDPDQQLIESEPHVFTPDQNGDMRINLAFSPVNNISRVDANLEKTVTLTRSNIRGSVDPLPDVAVYALVSVTQNETVYQEGVDYSLAGNQVNWGLGGARPDDGESYQVVYQFREQLDVTADETGFTLNQTLADGTTIVANSAFDVDYQWSMNRIDLVVLDQQGQVQRIKGASNSYEPTAPVAPDNQLVLAQIRQNWFSDGKPEVTNLAVRSVPMSTLEEMQQQIGDLYDLLAIERLRNDANAEEPAAKHGVFVDPFLDDDMRDEGLAQTAAIIDGELMLPVEVEVSDLALPSEDRPVTLNYQLEAVLEQTMKTGKMKVNPYQAFSPIPATVKLTPAVDHWTQTTRVWTSPVTRWITRGWWRVRQRVWNSRTRTWNWVWRRGWNTVSNTNETVSVSSTAAEFLRVRQVNFEITGFGGGEKLDQLMFDGVDITSGAR is encoded by the coding sequence ATGCAAGATTATTATCAAAGATTTGACCCTGCAAAGGGTTATGAACAACTGCTGTTTCGCTCGGGCAAAGGTTTGCAAAGCGCGGAATTAAACGACATCCAGGCCCAGGTTTCTCACCAGGTTAAAGGTATTGCCGATGTCTTGTTGAAAGACGGCGATGTTGTGCTTGACGGCGAACCTGCGGTGAACAGTGAATCCGGCCTGGTACAAATTGGTGCCTGTTCGGTTTATCTTCGCGGTCAGGTGCGTAGCCTGGAGCCGGCAGAGCTGGTGGTTGCTACCGATCAGATTGTCGATATCGGCGTCTGGCTCAGTGAAAGTGAAATCACCGAACTTGAAGATCCCAGCTTAAGGGATCCGGCCGTTAGCGCCCACAACTACGACGAGCCCGGCGCTGCGCGTTTAAAAATCACTTGCCAGTGGGGCCTGGCTACAGACAGCGGCTTTGATGACGCTAACTTTTACCCGGTATATCGCATCGACAAAGGCGTGTTGATCATCAAACAACCGCCGCCGCAGCTTGATGCTGTGACTGTGGCGCTGGCCCGTTACGACCGTGAAGCCAACGGCGGCAGTTATGTGGTTGACGGCATGAAATTAACCTATCGCGATATTGAGGGTGATTATCAGGTTTACAGCCTGGAAGAAGGCAAGGCCCATATCCAGGGCTATGAAGTGTCTTTTCCCACCTCACGCCGTGAGCTTTTTGCCTATGATCCCGACCAGCAGCTGATAGAAAGTGAGCCGCATGTTTTTACCCCGGATCAAAACGGTGATATGCGTATCAACCTGGCTTTCTCTCCGGTAAACAATATCAGCCGGGTAGATGCCAATCTGGAAAAAACCGTCACCCTGACCCGCAGTAACATACGCGGCTCTGTCGATCCGCTGCCGGATGTGGCGGTTTATGCTTTAGTCTCCGTGACTCAGAACGAGACGGTTTATCAGGAAGGGGTTGACTATAGCCTTGCCGGCAATCAGGTCAACTGGGGCCTGGGTGGCGCTCGGCCGGATGACGGCGAAAGTTATCAGGTTGTTTATCAGTTCCGTGAACAATTGGATGTCACCGCCGATGAAACCGGTTTTACCTTAAATCAAACCCTGGCTGACGGCACCACCATAGTGGCGAACTCTGCTTTTGATGTTGATTATCAGTGGAGTATGAACCGCATCGACCTGGTGGTGCTGGATCAACAAGGCCAGGTGCAGCGCATTAAAGGGGCATCCAACAGTTATGAACCGACGGCGCCGGTAGCCCCGGATAATCAGCTGGTGTTGGCGCAAATCAGACAAAACTGGTTTAGCGACGGCAAACCGGAAGTGACCAATTTAGCGGTACGCTCGGTACCTATGTCGACGCTGGAAGAAATGCAGCAGCAAATCGGCGATTTATATGACCTGCTGGCAATTGAGCGCCTGCGCAACGATGCCAATGCCGAAGAGCCGGCAGCCAAACACGGGGTTTTTGTCGACCCTTTCCTTGATGACGATATGCGTGATGAAGGGCTGGCACAAACGGCCGCCATTATTGACGGTGAGTTGATGCTGCCGGTGGAGGTCGAAGTCAGCGATTTAGCCTTGCCCAGTGAAGATCGTCCGGTAACGCTCAATTACCAGCTTGAAGCCGTGCTTGAGCAGACCATGAAAACCGGCAAAATGAAAGTGAACCCTTATCAGGCGTTTTCACCTATCCCGGCAACAGTGAAACTTACCCCGGCGGTGGATCACTGGACCCAAACCACCCGGGTCTGGACCAGCCCTGTTACCCGCTGGATCACCCGTGGCTGGTGGCGGGTAAGGCAGCGGGTATGGAATAGCCGCACCCGTACCTGGAACTGGGTCTGGCGCAGGGGCTGGAATACTGTCAGCAATACCAATGAAACTGTGTCGGTTTCTTCCACCGCCGCCGAGTTTTTGCGGGTACGCCAGGTGAATTTTGAGATCACCGGCTTTGGCGGTGGCGAGAAATTAGATCAGCTGATGTTTGACGGCGTCGACATTACCTCGGGAGCAAGATAA